The proteins below come from a single Acinonyx jubatus isolate Ajub_Pintada_27869175 chromosome A1, VMU_Ajub_asm_v1.0, whole genome shotgun sequence genomic window:
- the GRK6 gene encoding G protein-coupled receptor kinase 6 has protein sequence MELENIVANTVLLKAREGGGGNRKGKSKKWRQMLQFPHISQCEELRLSLERDYHSLCERQPIGRLLFREFCATRPELTRCIAFLDGVAEYEVTPDEKRKACGRRLMQNFLSHTGPDLIPEVPRQLVTNCSQRLEQGPCKDLFQELTRLTHEYLSMAPFADYLDSIYFNRFLQWKWLERQPVTKNTFRQYRVLGKGGFGEVCACQVRATGKMYACKKLEKKRIKKRKGEAMALNEKQILEKVNSRFVVSLAYAYETKDALCLVLTLMNGGDLKFHIYHMGQAGFPEERAVFYAAEICCGLEDLHRERIVYRDLKPENILLDDHGHIRISDLGLAVHVPEGQTIKGRVGTVGYMAPEVVKNERYTFSPDWWALGCLLYEMIAGQSPFQQRKKKIKREEVERLVKEVPEEYSERFSPQARSLCSQLLCKDPAGRLGCRGGGAREVKEHPLFKKLNFKRLGAGMLEPPFKPDPQAIYCKDVLDIEQFSTVKGVELEPTDQDFYQKFATGSVPIPWQNEMVETECFQELNVFGLDGSVPPDLDWKGQPPAPPKKGLLQRLFSRQDCCGNCSDSEEELPTRLELPTRL, from the exons GTGGTGGTGGGAATCGCAAGGGCAAAAGCAAGAAATGGCGACAGATGCTGCAGTTCCCCCACATCAGCCAGTGTGAAGAGCTGCGGCTCAGCCTCG AGCGTGACTACCACAGCCTGTGCGAGCGGCAGCCCATTGGGCGCCTGCTGTTTCGAGAGTTCTGCGCCACGAGGCCTGAGCTGACCCGCTGCATAGCCTTCTTGGATGGAGTG GCTGAGTATGAAGTGACCCCTGATGAGAAGCGGAAGGCTTGTGGGCGGCGGCTAATGCAGAATTTTCTGAGCCACACG GGTCCTGACCTCATCCCTGAGGTCCCTCGGCAGCTGGTGACTAATTGCTCCCAGCGGTTGGAGCAGGGGCCCTGCAAAGACCTCTTCCAGGAGCTCACCCG GCTGACCCATGAGTACCTGAGCATGGCCCCTTTTGCCGACTACCTCGACAGCATCTACTTCAACCGTTTCCTACAGTGGAAGTGGCTGGAAAG GCAGCCAGTGACCAAAAACACCTTCAGGCAGTATCGAGTCCTGGGCAAAGGCGGCTTTGGTGAG GTGTGTGCCTGCCAGGTGCGGGCAACAGGCAAGATGTACGCTTGcaagaagctggaaaagaagCGTATCAAGAAGCGGAAAGGGGAGGCCATGGCACTCAATGAAAAGCAGATCCTGGAGAAAGTGAACAGTAGGTTTGTA GTGAGCTTGGCCTATGCCTATGAGACCAAGGATGCGCTGTGCCTGGTGCTGACACTGATGAACGGAGGCGACCTCAAGTTCCACATCTACCACATGGGCCAGGCTGGCTTCCCCGAGGAGCGGGCTGTCTTCTATGCCGCGGAGATCTGCTGCGGCCTGGAGGACCTGCACCGGGAGCGCATCGTGTACAG GGACCTGAAGCCAGAGAACATCCTGTTGGATGACCATG GTCACATCCGCATCTCCGACCTGGGGCTAGCTGTGCACGTGCCAGAAGGCCAGACCATCAAGGGTCGTGTGGGCACTGTGGGCTACATGG CTCCGGAGGTGGTAAAGAACGAACGGTACACATTCAGCCCAGACTGGTGGGCACTAGGCTGCCTCCTATATGAGATGATTGCCGGCCAGTCACCCTTCcagcagaggaaaaagaaaatcaagcgAGAGGAGGTGGAACGGTTGGTGAAGGAGGTGCCTGAAGAATACTCAGAGCGCTTTTCCCCTCAGGCCCGCTCGCTCTGCTCCCAG CTCCTGTGCAAGGACCCTGCTGGGCGCCTAGGGTGTCGTGGAGGTGGTGCCCGCGAAGTAAAGGAACACCCCCTCTTCAAAAAGCTGAACTTTAAGCGGCTGGGAGCTGGCATGCTGGAGCCACCCTTCAAACCTGAT CCCCAGGCCATTTACTGCAAGGATGTTCTGGACATCGAACAGTTCTCCACAGTTAAGGGTGTGGAGCTGGAGCCCACTGACCAAGACTTCTACCAGAAGTTTGCCACGGGCAGCGTGCCCATCCCCTGGCAGAATGAG ATGGTGGAGACCGAGTGCTTCCAGGAGCTGAATGTCTTTGGGCTAGATGGCTCAGTTCCCCCAGACCTGGACTGGAAGGGCCAGCCACCTGCACCCCCCAAGAAAGGACTGCTGCAGAGACTCTTCAGCCGCCAG GATTGCTGTGGGAACTGCAGCGACAGTGAGGAAGAGCTCCCCACCCGCCTCGAGCTCCCAACCCGCCTCTAG